From Bacillus sp. FSL K6-3431, the proteins below share one genomic window:
- a CDS encoding DUF485 domain-containing protein has translation MKTSGVNFEQVSESTQFKTLMKKKKKFLIPWTLFFLVFYFTLPILTSYTNVLNTPAIGDISWVWIYAMAQFVMTWILCTIYVRKFYSFDKDAEEIIEVHMGRRGDSI, from the coding sequence ATCAAAACCTCAGGTGTTAATTTTGAACAAGTGAGTGAGAGTACACAATTCAAAACGTTAATGAAAAAAAAGAAAAAGTTCCTTATACCTTGGACGTTGTTTTTTCTTGTCTTTTATTTTACCTTACCTATTTTGACTTCTTATACAAACGTTTTGAACACTCCCGCAATCGGTGATATATCATGGGTTTGGATTTATGCGATGGCACAATTTGTTATGACATGGATTCTTTGTACCATTTATGTGAGGAAGTTTTATTCTTTTGATAAAGACGCTGAAGAAATAATTGAAGTTCATATGGGAAGAAGAGGTGATTCCATTTGA